A section of the Microbacterium forte genome encodes:
- a CDS encoding sensor domain-containing protein — MTVFTTWRARMMLASIGIGALVALSACAPTPQASSSPSPSPSPSPSTASPEPYAGPIVFVGDELDAFALTPEEIVGIVPEATDVGDPSPVLEQVSDGGSLPADPPICDALYAEQSLGSVGARTVEWQVPTDPANGSGRMTIMQFADEAQAQGRMDQLLQAAEQCAEFAKEGTITFDAAIPEPSEDVRAFAGSLVDAGLDWRSFDAFASTGNVIVQLWQPFSGDRDFDAEAAALLLQTRAGEARSGLIDELTENPPVAETDPSGDPGAVWSEWQIGVGGVGPLRLGDSVDAALAKAGEDAQVMEPEYDGGPWRLVAPGGAGSILVQPVEDGDAVWSITVGSDRSLDESVDDGAALPHRGDIRLGAPVADAMAAYPGGTVVDVVAAGDDFYAVTTRDGQVFRFQADRDVAEEGSMIVGITVEDATARTPLVFG, encoded by the coding sequence ATGACTGTCTTCACCACGTGGCGAGCGCGAATGATGCTCGCATCGATCGGGATCGGCGCGCTGGTCGCCCTGAGCGCCTGCGCCCCGACTCCTCAGGCCTCGTCGTCGCCCTCGCCCTCGCCCTCGCCGTCGCCGTCGACCGCGTCCCCCGAGCCCTACGCCGGACCGATCGTGTTCGTCGGAGACGAACTCGACGCGTTCGCGCTCACCCCTGAGGAGATCGTGGGGATCGTGCCGGAGGCCACCGACGTCGGTGATCCTTCGCCGGTGCTCGAGCAGGTGTCGGATGGCGGAAGTCTCCCTGCGGATCCGCCGATCTGCGATGCCCTCTACGCCGAGCAGTCGCTCGGCAGCGTGGGGGCGAGAACGGTCGAATGGCAGGTGCCGACGGATCCCGCCAACGGGTCCGGTCGGATGACGATCATGCAGTTCGCTGATGAGGCGCAGGCCCAGGGGCGAATGGATCAGCTGCTCCAGGCTGCCGAGCAGTGCGCCGAGTTCGCCAAGGAGGGAACCATCACTTTCGATGCCGCGATTCCGGAACCCTCCGAGGACGTTCGAGCCTTCGCGGGGTCGCTGGTCGATGCGGGGCTCGACTGGCGGTCTTTCGACGCATTTGCGTCGACCGGCAACGTGATCGTGCAGCTCTGGCAGCCCTTCAGCGGTGACCGCGACTTCGACGCCGAAGCCGCCGCCCTGCTGCTGCAGACCCGCGCCGGTGAGGCGAGGTCGGGACTGATCGACGAGCTCACCGAGAACCCGCCTGTCGCCGAGACCGATCCGTCGGGAGACCCCGGAGCCGTGTGGAGCGAGTGGCAGATCGGTGTCGGCGGGGTGGGTCCGCTCCGCCTCGGCGACTCGGTCGATGCCGCTCTCGCCAAGGCGGGCGAGGACGCGCAGGTCATGGAGCCGGAGTACGACGGCGGACCGTGGAGGCTCGTCGCGCCCGGGGGCGCGGGGTCCATCCTGGTGCAGCCCGTCGAGGACGGTGACGCGGTGTGGTCGATCACCGTCGGAAGCGATCGCAGCCTCGATGAGTCGGTCGACGACGGAGCGGCGCTGCCGCACCGGGGAGACATCCGCCTCGGCGCTCCCGTGGCGGATGCGATGGCCGCCTACCCCGGGGGCACCGTCGTCGATGTCGTGGCGGCAGGCGATGACTTCTACGCCGTCACGACGCGCGACGGCCAGGTCTTCCGGTTCCAGGCCGACCGCGATGTCGCCGAGGAGGGGTCGATGATCGTCGGCATCACGGTCGAGGACGCCACAGCCCGCACGCCGCTCGTCTTCGGCTGA
- the ptsP gene encoding phosphoenolpyruvate--protein phosphotransferase, whose product MIGIVAVSHSARLGEAALELALQMVRGGGARVLVAAGAGTDADGAAVLGTDAVAVAAAIDELAADCDGVLVLMDLGSAVLSAELALELRTSDVPVRLTPAPFVEGLLAAVVSAAAGASLEVVAEEASAALGAKTGQLGDPDEPAATAAALAPTLAPTHGPSEAVTRVVTVLNPLGIHARPAALIAEASAGADVRLTRLPDGPEAAGASLSRLLMLGARQGDEVRLSATGADAELAIHRLVALFDEGFGEGTAVAAPPREVVHTRSTESAVSAAPVVSGTVLSGRGVSAGRAAAQAVLLAAPLDEPDPGLTVDATERESEVSAIEWAAVAVADQLRRRTSAATGEARAILDASRLLASDPELVADATALVRSKGRTAARAVWETALAHEKALRALGGRMAERAADIRDVRDRIIAEILEVEMPGVPERDEPFVLVATDLAPADTAALDGGNCVALVTEQGGPTSHTAIIARSLGIPAVVGVGGATGIASGADLLVDGDRGTVEVDPSRSRIAEAEAASIVVPFDGEGVLADGRRIALLANVGGAAEAVAAAASKAEGVGLFRTEFCFLDRTDAPSVDEQVDAYRGVLAAFPGRKVVVRTLDAGSDKPLPFANADTEENPALGVRGLRIARRSPALLDDQLRALALAAAAESALVEVMAPMVATVDEARDFADRARAAGLEKVGVMVETPSAALLASEMLEVVDFVSIGTNDLAQYTLAVDRLLGELGDLNDPWQPAVLRLIGQAGAAGRRWNLPVGVCGEAGADPTLAAVLVGLGVTSLSMTPRALGRVAAALADVTGDQCDAAAEAVLRAATAADARAAAAAVLSGD is encoded by the coding sequence ATGATCGGCATCGTCGCCGTCTCCCACAGCGCTCGACTCGGGGAGGCGGCCCTGGAGCTTGCCCTGCAGATGGTGCGAGGCGGGGGAGCGCGCGTCCTGGTGGCGGCCGGCGCGGGGACGGATGCCGACGGCGCAGCCGTTCTCGGAACGGATGCCGTAGCGGTCGCCGCGGCCATCGACGAACTGGCCGCGGATTGCGACGGAGTCCTGGTGCTGATGGACCTCGGCTCGGCGGTGCTGAGCGCGGAGCTCGCGCTCGAGCTGCGCACGAGCGACGTGCCCGTCCGCCTCACGCCCGCGCCGTTCGTGGAAGGGCTGCTCGCCGCAGTCGTGTCCGCGGCGGCGGGCGCATCGCTCGAGGTCGTGGCTGAGGAGGCGTCCGCTGCGCTCGGCGCGAAGACCGGCCAGCTCGGCGACCCGGACGAGCCCGCCGCGACCGCCGCGGCGCTCGCACCGACGCTCGCACCGACGCACGGGCCGAGCGAGGCGGTCACTCGCGTGGTCACCGTCCTCAACCCACTCGGCATCCATGCTCGTCCGGCTGCGCTGATCGCCGAGGCCTCCGCAGGGGCGGATGTGCGGCTCACGCGGCTGCCGGATGGGCCGGAGGCCGCGGGCGCCAGCCTGTCGAGACTGCTGATGCTCGGCGCCAGGCAGGGCGACGAGGTGCGGCTCTCCGCGACCGGGGCGGACGCCGAGCTCGCCATCCATCGACTGGTCGCGCTGTTCGACGAGGGGTTCGGTGAAGGAACCGCGGTCGCCGCGCCCCCGAGAGAGGTCGTGCACACGCGGTCGACCGAGTCGGCGGTGAGTGCGGCGCCCGTGGTGTCCGGGACGGTGCTGAGCGGGCGAGGTGTGAGCGCCGGGCGGGCAGCGGCGCAGGCCGTGCTGCTGGCTGCGCCACTCGACGAGCCCGACCCGGGCCTGACGGTCGATGCGACTGAGCGTGAGAGCGAGGTGTCGGCGATCGAGTGGGCAGCCGTCGCGGTTGCCGATCAGCTCCGCCGCCGCACATCGGCGGCGACCGGAGAGGCTCGGGCGATCCTCGATGCTTCGCGTCTGCTCGCCTCAGACCCCGAGCTCGTCGCAGATGCGACGGCGCTCGTCCGATCGAAGGGGCGCACCGCCGCCCGCGCCGTCTGGGAGACGGCTCTCGCGCACGAGAAGGCGCTCAGAGCCTTGGGTGGTCGTATGGCCGAGCGTGCCGCCGACATCCGTGACGTCCGAGACCGGATCATCGCCGAGATCCTCGAGGTCGAGATGCCCGGTGTTCCGGAGCGGGATGAGCCTTTCGTGCTCGTGGCCACCGACCTCGCACCCGCCGACACGGCCGCCCTGGACGGCGGCAACTGCGTCGCTCTGGTGACCGAGCAGGGCGGGCCCACATCGCACACCGCGATCATCGCCCGCTCACTCGGAATCCCCGCGGTCGTCGGGGTCGGCGGGGCCACGGGCATCGCATCCGGCGCCGATCTGCTCGTCGACGGCGACCGGGGAACGGTCGAGGTCGACCCGAGCCGTTCCAGGATCGCCGAGGCGGAGGCCGCGTCGATCGTCGTGCCCTTCGACGGAGAGGGCGTGCTCGCGGACGGGCGCCGGATCGCACTGCTCGCCAACGTCGGCGGCGCGGCCGAAGCGGTGGCGGCTGCGGCATCGAAGGCAGAGGGAGTGGGTCTCTTCCGCACCGAGTTCTGCTTCCTCGACCGCACCGATGCGCCGTCGGTCGACGAGCAGGTCGACGCCTACCGAGGCGTCCTCGCGGCTTTCCCGGGGCGGAAGGTCGTCGTGCGCACGCTCGACGCGGGCAGCGACAAGCCTCTGCCGTTCGCCAACGCCGACACGGAGGAGAACCCCGCTCTCGGAGTCCGCGGTCTGCGGATCGCACGGCGATCACCCGCGCTGCTCGATGATCAGCTGCGGGCCCTCGCGCTCGCGGCAGCGGCGGAGTCGGCGCTCGTCGAGGTGATGGCTCCGATGGTGGCCACGGTCGATGAGGCGCGCGACTTCGCGGACCGTGCGCGGGCGGCCGGACTCGAGAAGGTGGGAGTGATGGTCGAGACGCCCTCCGCCGCGCTCCTCGCCTCAGAGATGCTCGAGGTCGTCGATTTCGTCAGCATCGGAACCAACGATCTCGCCCAGTACACGCTCGCCGTGGACCGACTGCTGGGCGAGCTGGGCGACCTGAACGATCCGTGGCAGCCGGCCGTGCTGCGATTGATCGGCCAGGCGGGTGCTGCCGGACGCCGGTGGAACCTGCCGGTGGGCGTGTGCGGCGAGGCCGGCGCCGATCCCACACTGGCCGCGGTGCTGGTCGGCCTCGGGGTCACCTCCCTGTCGATGACGCCCCGCGCGCTGGGCCGCGTCGCGGCCGCGCTGGCAGACGTCACGGGTGATCAGTGCGACGCAGCCGCGGAAGCGGTGCTGAGAGCGGCGACGGCGGCCGATGCGCGCGCCGCTGCGGCCGCTGTGCTCAGTGGCGACTGA
- the dhaL gene encoding dihydroxyacetone kinase subunit DhaL codes for MGSMMAAIDTAALVDWIRRFRDVIAEKREWLTELDSAIGDADHGANMARGMDAVVAKLDSAVPPTVDELLKTVGMTLVSSVGGASGPLYGTLFLRMGMAAGTVDELDAAGLAASLRAGLDGIVARGKAEAGDKTMFDAMAPAVDALDAQIAGGADLAAATAAAADAAAAGRDATEPLVARKGRASYLGERSAGHIDPGAASTTLLFEALARATAESS; via the coding sequence ATGGGGAGCATGATGGCGGCGATCGACACCGCGGCCCTCGTCGACTGGATCCGGCGGTTCCGCGACGTGATCGCCGAGAAGCGCGAATGGCTCACCGAGCTCGACTCGGCGATCGGCGACGCGGACCACGGCGCGAACATGGCCCGTGGCATGGACGCGGTCGTGGCGAAGCTCGACTCGGCGGTGCCGCCCACCGTCGACGAACTGCTCAAGACCGTCGGCATGACGCTCGTGAGCTCGGTCGGAGGTGCCAGCGGGCCGCTCTACGGCACGCTGTTCCTGCGGATGGGGATGGCGGCCGGCACGGTGGACGAACTCGATGCCGCCGGGCTCGCAGCCTCGCTGCGAGCGGGTCTCGACGGGATCGTCGCCCGGGGCAAGGCCGAAGCCGGCGACAAGACCATGTTCGATGCGATGGCGCCCGCCGTGGATGCACTCGATGCGCAGATCGCAGGCGGGGCGGATCTCGCAGCGGCGACGGCTGCGGCTGCCGATGCTGCGGCTGCGGGGCGTGACGCCACGGAGCCCCTGGTGGCACGCAAGGGACGCGCGAGCTACCTCGGTGAGCGCAGCGCAGGGCACATCGATCCGGGTGCGGCGTCCACGACGCTGCTGTTCGAGGCGCTCGCCCGGGCCACCGCGGAATCGTCCTGA
- the dhaK gene encoding dihydroxyacetone kinase subunit DhaK encodes MKKLINNPADVLVESLRGVALAHPELSVDLETHVITRATPKAQGKVAVVSGGGSGHEPLHGGYVGVGMLDAAVAGEVFTSPTPDRVQAATKAVDRGAGVLHIVKNYTGDVLNFEMAAELASMEGIEVGTVIVDDDVAVQDSLYTAGRRGVGLTVLLEKLVGAAAEEGQDLAAVVELAQRINGQGRSMGMALTSCTVPAAGRPTFDLPEDQMEIGIGIHGEPGRHREPLAPASEIARQLVEPILADLDAAGPAIVMLNGMGGSPLIELYLMYGEVASLLEKAGVQIARNLVGDYITSLDMAGCSLTVLKADDELLRLWDAPVNTPGLRWGA; translated from the coding sequence ATGAAGAAGCTCATCAACAACCCCGCCGATGTGCTGGTCGAGTCGCTGCGAGGCGTCGCCCTCGCGCATCCCGAGCTGTCGGTCGACCTCGAGACGCACGTGATCACGCGCGCGACGCCGAAGGCGCAGGGCAAGGTCGCGGTGGTCTCCGGTGGCGGGTCAGGCCATGAACCGCTGCACGGCGGATACGTGGGGGTGGGCATGCTCGATGCCGCGGTCGCCGGCGAGGTGTTCACGTCACCGACGCCCGACCGCGTGCAAGCGGCGACCAAGGCCGTCGACCGCGGCGCCGGCGTGCTGCACATCGTCAAGAACTACACCGGCGACGTGCTGAACTTCGAGATGGCCGCCGAGCTCGCATCGATGGAGGGCATCGAGGTCGGCACCGTGATCGTCGACGACGACGTCGCCGTGCAGGACTCTCTCTACACAGCCGGGCGTCGCGGTGTCGGACTGACCGTGCTGCTCGAGAAGCTGGTCGGCGCGGCGGCCGAAGAAGGACAGGATCTCGCCGCGGTCGTCGAACTCGCCCAGCGCATCAACGGCCAGGGTCGCTCGATGGGGATGGCGCTCACGAGCTGCACGGTTCCCGCAGCGGGCAGACCCACGTTCGACCTGCCGGAGGACCAGATGGAGATCGGCATCGGCATCCACGGCGAACCCGGTCGGCATCGCGAGCCGCTGGCCCCCGCATCCGAGATCGCCCGCCAGCTCGTCGAGCCGATCCTCGCCGACCTCGACGCCGCCGGACCCGCGATCGTGATGCTCAACGGCATGGGCGGATCGCCGCTGATCGAGCTGTACCTGATGTACGGCGAGGTCGCGTCGTTGCTCGAGAAGGCGGGGGTGCAGATCGCCCGCAACCTGGTCGGCGACTACATCACGTCGCTCGACATGGCCGGGTGCTCGCTCACGGTGCTCAAGGCGGACGACGAGCTGCTGCGGCTGTGGGATGCCCCGGTGAACACGCCAGGACTGCGATGGGGAGCATGA
- a CDS encoding IclR family transcriptional regulator has protein sequence MTARLDDEPEGGRTVIQAIDRAAKVLELLQGARHLGITDLALALSLPPSTVHGIVKSLREHGLVAKERGGQRYMLGPTLLRLSNVYLDTLDVRARAMRWTQELARRTNLPVRLGAPHFHEVLVIHHDLRPDDSQQMLETGVAIPAHASAMGKVLLAHDLGFQRTVFERPLPSLTGDTITDIARLMLELPAIAERGSASETDEAVLGESSVAAPVSDASNDIVAAVAVVMPTSHAPASDAVLNALRETARNISRELGATSWPPRVAPADD, from the coding sequence ATGACGGCCCGGCTCGACGACGAACCGGAGGGAGGACGCACCGTGATCCAGGCCATCGATCGCGCCGCCAAGGTGCTCGAGCTGCTGCAGGGTGCGCGCCACCTCGGCATCACCGATCTCGCTCTCGCACTGAGCCTGCCGCCGTCGACCGTGCACGGGATCGTCAAGTCGCTGCGAGAGCACGGGCTGGTCGCGAAAGAGCGCGGCGGACAGCGCTACATGCTCGGACCGACGCTGCTGCGCCTCAGCAACGTGTACCTCGACACGCTCGATGTCAGGGCACGGGCGATGCGGTGGACGCAGGAGCTCGCGCGGCGCACCAATCTGCCTGTGCGCCTCGGTGCTCCGCATTTTCACGAGGTGCTCGTCATCCACCACGATCTGCGCCCGGACGACAGCCAGCAGATGCTCGAGACCGGCGTCGCGATCCCCGCTCACGCCTCGGCGATGGGAAAGGTGCTGCTCGCACATGACCTCGGCTTCCAGCGCACCGTCTTCGAACGACCGCTGCCCAGCCTCACCGGAGACACGATCACCGACATCGCCAGGCTGATGCTCGAGCTCCCCGCGATCGCCGAACGCGGCAGTGCGTCCGAGACGGACGAGGCGGTGCTCGGAGAATCGTCCGTCGCCGCACCGGTCTCCGACGCCTCGAACGACATCGTCGCCGCGGTCGCGGTCGTGATGCCCACCTCGCACGCGCCCGCCTCCGACGCCGTGCTGAACGCGCTCCGAGAGACGGCCCGCAACATCTCACGCGAGCTCGGAGCGACCAGCTGGCCGCCTCGGGTGGCTCCGGCCGACGACTAG
- a CDS encoding TetR/AcrR family transcriptional regulator, whose protein sequence is MAQLGFDAPAPKRGRPGYDREQVLAVAVKVFNEQGYDATSVADLSATLGLTKSALYHHFESKSAILELALNDALDALEAVVDDATARHPLASDRLRSIIRGAVRVLTEKLPSVTLLLRVRGNGDVETSALVRRRAFDQRVTAIVAEAQAEGLIRDDVDAAVATRLIFGMINSVVEWYRPGGPVDPDELGEDILRVSLDGLQSR, encoded by the coding sequence ATGGCGCAGCTCGGATTCGACGCGCCGGCCCCCAAACGCGGCCGGCCAGGCTACGACCGTGAGCAGGTGCTCGCGGTCGCGGTCAAGGTGTTCAACGAACAGGGCTACGACGCGACCAGCGTCGCCGATCTCAGTGCCACTCTCGGCCTCACCAAGTCGGCGCTGTACCACCACTTCGAGTCGAAGTCGGCGATCCTCGAGCTCGCGCTGAACGATGCCCTCGACGCTCTCGAGGCCGTCGTGGACGACGCCACGGCGCGGCATCCGCTCGCCTCCGATCGCCTGCGATCGATCATCCGCGGGGCCGTGCGTGTGCTCACCGAGAAGTTGCCCTCGGTGACGCTGTTGCTGCGTGTGCGCGGCAACGGCGACGTCGAGACCTCCGCGCTCGTGCGTCGGCGCGCGTTCGATCAGCGGGTGACGGCGATCGTGGCCGAGGCTCAGGCCGAGGGGCTGATCCGCGACGACGTGGATGCCGCGGTCGCGACCAGGCTCATCTTCGGCATGATCAACTCGGTCGTGGAGTGGTATCGCCCCGGCGGGCCCGTCGACCCCGATGAGCTGGGCGAGGACATCCTGCGGGTGAGCCTGGACGGACTGCAGTCGCGCTGA
- a CDS encoding thiolase family protein, whose product MSEAYLVDGVRTAVGRHGGALAGIRPDDLAALVVGETVTRSGIPAEAIDEVILGAANQAGEDNRNVARMAVLLAGLPDSIPGLTVNRLCASGMSAIALAANAVRADDADLIVAGGVESMTRAPWVQAKPERAWAKPGAAFDTSIGWRFTNPRLAAREKATFSMPETAEEVARVDGISRADADAFALQSHLRAVAAIDAGRFAPEIVGVETDRGIVDTDEGPRRDTTLDALAKLRAVVAGGEVVTAGNSSSLNDGASAIVVASAEAVERHGLRPRARIIASATAALAPEIMGLGPVPATQKALAKAGLQIADLGAVELNEAFASQSLACIRRLGLDPAIVNADGGAIALGHPLGSSGSRLIVTLLGRLEREGARYGLATMCVGVGQGTAMIVERLT is encoded by the coding sequence ATGTCCGAGGCCTATCTCGTCGACGGGGTCCGCACCGCCGTCGGTCGGCACGGCGGCGCACTCGCCGGCATCCGCCCCGATGATCTGGCAGCCCTCGTGGTCGGCGAGACCGTCACCCGGTCGGGGATCCCCGCCGAGGCGATCGACGAGGTCATCCTCGGTGCAGCGAACCAAGCGGGCGAAGACAACCGCAACGTCGCCCGCATGGCCGTGCTCCTCGCCGGCCTGCCCGATTCGATCCCCGGGCTCACCGTGAACCGGCTGTGCGCCTCGGGGATGTCGGCCATAGCTCTCGCCGCGAACGCCGTGCGCGCGGACGACGCCGACCTCATCGTCGCCGGCGGCGTCGAGTCCATGACACGAGCCCCCTGGGTGCAGGCGAAGCCCGAGCGCGCATGGGCCAAGCCCGGCGCGGCCTTCGACACGTCGATCGGATGGCGCTTCACCAATCCGCGGCTCGCCGCGCGCGAGAAGGCCACCTTCTCGATGCCCGAGACGGCGGAGGAGGTCGCACGCGTCGACGGCATCAGCCGGGCGGATGCCGATGCCTTCGCCCTGCAGAGCCATCTGCGCGCCGTCGCCGCGATCGACGCGGGGCGCTTCGCCCCCGAGATCGTCGGGGTCGAGACCGACCGCGGAATCGTCGACACCGACGAAGGACCGCGACGCGACACCACCCTCGACGCTCTCGCGAAGCTGCGCGCCGTGGTCGCAGGCGGCGAGGTCGTCACGGCCGGCAACTCCAGCTCGCTGAACGACGGTGCCTCCGCGATCGTCGTGGCGAGCGCCGAGGCCGTCGAGCGACACGGACTGCGACCGCGTGCACGCATCATCGCCTCGGCGACCGCCGCACTCGCCCCCGAGATCATGGGACTCGGCCCCGTGCCCGCGACGCAGAAGGCTCTCGCGAAGGCAGGGCTGCAGATCGCCGATCTCGGCGCCGTCGAGCTGAACGAGGCCTTCGCGTCACAATCGCTCGCCTGCATCCGTCGCCTCGGCCTCGACCCGGCGATCGTCAACGCCGACGGCGGTGCGATCGCGCTCGGGCATCCGCTCGGCTCCAGCGGATCCCGCCTGATCGTGACCCTGCTCGGTCGGCTCGAACGCGAGGGCGCTCGCTACGGCCTCGCCACGATGTGCGTCGGAGTCGGACAGGGCACGGCCATGATCGTGGAGCGTCTGACGTGA
- a CDS encoding enoyl-CoA hydratase/isomerase family protein produces the protein MSLQIEEQRDRVIATLDRPEKRNAIDQETVDALHELCAMLEQTPRTLILTGSGGVFAAGADIAQLRDRTADDARRGINATVFIRINELPMPVIAAIDGYALGGGAELAYAADIRIATPSLRIGNPETGLGIIAAAGATWRLPEIIGAARASEMLLTGRALDGEEALRWGLVSSLHPSDELIATAHAIADRIAKNDPLATQHTKHALRTPRSGHPAIELELQAELFESPEKHRRMTAFLERKNR, from the coding sequence GTGAGCCTGCAGATCGAGGAGCAGCGCGACAGGGTCATCGCGACGCTCGATCGCCCCGAGAAGCGCAACGCGATCGACCAGGAGACGGTCGACGCGCTGCACGAGCTGTGCGCAATGCTCGAACAGACCCCCCGCACCCTCATCCTCACCGGCTCCGGCGGTGTCTTCGCGGCGGGTGCCGACATCGCGCAGCTGCGCGATCGCACCGCAGATGACGCCAGGCGCGGCATCAACGCGACCGTGTTCATCCGCATCAACGAGCTGCCGATGCCGGTGATCGCGGCGATCGACGGCTACGCACTCGGGGGCGGAGCCGAGCTGGCCTACGCCGCCGACATCCGCATCGCGACGCCGTCCCTCCGAATCGGCAACCCCGAGACCGGACTCGGCATCATCGCCGCGGCCGGTGCGACGTGGCGGCTTCCCGAGATCATCGGCGCGGCGCGAGCGAGCGAGATGCTTCTCACCGGTCGAGCGCTCGATGGCGAGGAGGCACTGCGATGGGGACTCGTCTCGTCGCTGCATCCGTCCGACGAGCTGATCGCGACCGCGCACGCGATCGCCGATCGCATCGCGAAGAACGACCCGCTGGCCACGCAGCACACGAAACACGCTCTGCGCACTCCGCGCTCGGGACATCCTGCGATCGAGCTCGAGCTGCAGGCCGAGCTCTTCGAGTCGCCGGAGAAGCACCGTCGCATGACCGCGTTCCTCGAGAGGAAGAACCGATGA
- a CDS encoding 3-hydroxyacyl-CoA dehydrogenase family protein: protein MSEQPSSSSDPHPGTSSERSVTRRPDHVPAAVGVLGGGRMGAGIAHAFLLAGSRVAVVERDTASADAALQRIRESTRRSVARDPALNEVEITGRLTTGRDIAAFAVVDLVIEAVPEDRELKEHALARAEAAMPADATLASNTSSISIDDLAASRRRPERFLGLHFFNPVPASALVEIVRGAATDTAVVENAAGWVSSLGKTPIVVTDSPGFASSRLGVMLGLEAIRMLEEGVASAVDIDAAMTLGYRHPMGPLRTTDVVGLDVRLGIAEELERTLGERFSPPDLLRRMVAEGKLGRKSGEGFYAWNEER, encoded by the coding sequence ATGAGCGAGCAGCCCTCGTCCTCGAGCGACCCCCACCCCGGGACCTCGAGCGAACGGAGCGTGACGAGACGCCCGGACCACGTGCCCGCGGCCGTCGGCGTGCTCGGCGGAGGACGAATGGGCGCCGGCATCGCGCATGCCTTCCTGCTCGCGGGATCCCGTGTCGCGGTCGTCGAACGCGACACGGCGAGCGCGGATGCCGCACTGCAGCGGATCCGCGAGAGCACCCGCCGATCCGTCGCCCGCGATCCCGCTCTGAACGAGGTCGAGATCACCGGCCGCCTGACGACTGGTCGCGACATCGCCGCCTTCGCCGTGGTCGACCTCGTGATCGAAGCCGTTCCCGAAGACCGCGAACTCAAGGAACACGCGCTCGCCCGTGCAGAGGCGGCGATGCCCGCCGACGCCACCCTGGCGAGCAACACGTCGTCGATCTCGATCGACGATCTCGCCGCGAGCCGCCGTCGTCCGGAGCGCTTCCTCGGCCTGCACTTCTTCAACCCTGTGCCCGCGTCTGCGCTCGTCGAGATCGTGCGAGGCGCAGCGACCGACACCGCGGTCGTCGAGAACGCGGCCGGATGGGTGAGCTCCCTCGGCAAGACCCCGATCGTCGTCACCGACTCCCCCGGGTTCGCATCGTCTCGACTCGGCGTCATGCTCGGCCTCGAGGCGATCCGGATGCTCGAGGAGGGCGTCGCGTCGGCCGTCGACATCGACGCGGCGATGACGCTCGGATACCGGCATCCGATGGGGCCGCTGCGCACGACCGACGTCGTCGGACTCGATGTGCGGCTCGGCATCGCCGAGGAGTTAGAACGCACTCTCGGTGAGCGGTTCTCTCCGCCGGATCTGCTGCGGCGGATGGTCGCCGAAGGAAAGCTCGGCCGCAAGAGCGGCGAGGGGTTCTACGCATGGAACGAGGAGAGATGA